The Mangifera indica cultivar Alphonso chromosome 8, CATAS_Mindica_2.1, whole genome shotgun sequence genome has a window encoding:
- the LOC123223314 gene encoding membrane-anchored ubiquitin-fold protein 3-like isoform X2, whose translation MPEEDLVDIKFRLYDGSDIGPFRYTATSTVDMLKQRIVSDWPKGKTIVPKAVNEVKLISSGKILENNKTVGQCKVPFGDVPGGFLIMHVVVQPSLAKTKTVHF comes from the exons ATGCCGGAGGAGGATTTGgttgatataaaatttagacTGTACGATGGGTCCGATATTGGTCCTTTCCGTTACACGGCAACGTCAACCGTCGACATGCTTAAGCAGAGAATCGTTTCTGATTGGCCCAAAG GTAAGACAATTGTTCCCAAGGCAGTGAATGAAGTCAAATTGATAAGCTCTGGTAAAATTTTGGAGAATAACAAGACTGTTGGCCAGTGTAAAGTACCTTTCGGTGATGTACCTGGAGGGTTCCTTATAATGCATGTTGTTGTACAGCCATCTctagcaaaaacaaaaacag TACATTTCTAA
- the LOC123223313 gene encoding uncharacterized protein LOC123223313 isoform X1 has translation MNSIIVIFIGVSSVKCGRIQVDAVMVTVSDMVKSSQKLSHFVHRSCTLLPPVMTFLRRNQMYWLFRRRPICTITDRATQEMSADRSAACSGHSLTSNTHENYVDRDENSVEEFSSHYFNTVFKKGDMI, from the exons ATGAACTCGATCATTGTTATATTCATTGGT GTTAGTTCTGTCAAATGTGGAAGGATACAAGTTGATGCTGTGATGGTGACCGTTTCAGACATGGTTAAATCATCACAAAAACTTAGCCATTTCGTGCACAG ATCATGCACACTCCTACCACCAGTGATGACTTTTCTTAGAAGGAACCAGATGTACTGGCTGTTTAGAAGACGCCCCATTTGTACAA TTACTGATCGTGCCACACAAGAAATGAGTGCTGACAGATCTGCTGCTTGTTCAGGCCATTCTCTAACATCCAATACTCATGAAAATTACGTTGATAGAGATGAGAACTCTGTTGAAGAATTCAGCAGCCATTACTTTAATACAGTTTTCAAAAAGGGTGATATGATATGA
- the LOC123224589 gene encoding protein TAPETUM DETERMINANT 1-like, translating to MRGFLLSRRFVVVLASALLVVMFLLAILSGRPGVCHSFISLRFERGNYTIHGPHRKLLDPASLMSEEPNRMRDKKCTTADIVINQGPTDPLPNGIPTYTVEVTNACDTGCDISRIHINCGWFSSAHLINPKIFKRLSYNDCLVNDGKPLLNGDTLSFQYANTFRYQLSVSSVACS from the exons ATGAGAGGTTTTCTATTAAGTCGCCGATTCGTTGTGGTTCTTGCTTCGGCACTCCTCGTTGTAATGTTTCTCCTTGCTATTCTCTCAG GACGTCCTGGTGTTTGCCATAGTTTCATAAGTTTGAGATTCGAGAGAGGCAACTATACCATTCATGGTCCTCATCGCAAGCTTCTAGATCCTG CTTCATTAATGAGTGAAGAACCAAACAGAATGAGGGACAAGAAATGCACAACAGCAGACATTGTTATTAACCAAGGACCCACAGACCCTCTTCCAAATGGCATACCAACATACACGGTTGAGGTCACAAATGCTTGTGACACTGGCTGTGATATCTCCAGAATTCATATCAACTGTGGATGGTTTAGCTCTGCTCATCTCATCAATCCAAAGATTTTCAAGCGCCTTTCCTATAATGACTGTCTTGTTAACGATGGCAAACCCTTGCTCAATGGTGACACACTCTCGTTTCAGTATGCTAATACTTTTCGGTATCAACTATCAGTTTCTTCGGTGGCTTGCtcttaa
- the LOC123223314 gene encoding membrane-anchored ubiquitin-fold protein 3-like isoform X1, translating to MPEEDLVDIKFRLYDGSDIGPFRYTATSTVDMLKQRIVSDWPKGKTIVPKAVNEVKLISSGKILENNKTVGQCKVPFGDVPGGFLIMHVVVQPSLAKTKTEKKIDDSPRKIVCSCSIL from the exons ATGCCGGAGGAGGATTTGgttgatataaaatttagacTGTACGATGGGTCCGATATTGGTCCTTTCCGTTACACGGCAACGTCAACCGTCGACATGCTTAAGCAGAGAATCGTTTCTGATTGGCCCAAAG GTAAGACAATTGTTCCCAAGGCAGTGAATGAAGTCAAATTGATAAGCTCTGGTAAAATTTTGGAGAATAACAAGACTGTTGGCCAGTGTAAAGTACCTTTCGGTGATGTACCTGGAGGGTTCCTTATAATGCATGTTGTTGTACAGCCATCTctagcaaaaacaaaaacag AAAAGAAGATTGATGATTCACCAAGGAAAATTGTCTGCTCATGCTCCATAttgtga
- the LOC123223312 gene encoding LOW QUALITY PROTEIN: glutamate-1-semialdehyde 2,1-aminomutase 2, chloroplastic-like (The sequence of the model RefSeq protein was modified relative to this genomic sequence to represent the inferred CDS: inserted 3 bases in 2 codons) has protein sequence MAAALTGVGAGLVVSCSSKISWRSSSVSPRCSVKMAVSVEEKKKKFTLEKSEEAFNAAKELMPGGVNSPVRAFKSVGGQPIVFDSVKGSRMQDIDGNEYIDYVGSWGPAVIGHADDKVLEALAETMKKGTSFGAPCLLENVLAEMVISAVPSIEMVRFVNSGTEACMGVVRLARAFTARSKIIKFEGCYHGHANSFLVKAGSGVATLGXSPGVPKGATIDTLTAPFNDISAVENLFKTHKGEIAAIILEPVVGNSGFIAPKVDFLNAIRQLTKEHNALLIFDEVMTGFRLSYDGAQEYFGITPDLTTLGKIIGGGLPVGAYGGKREIMEMVAPAGPMYQAGTLSGNPLAMTAGIHTLKRLKEPGTYEYLNKITNQLITGILDVGKKAGHAMCGGYIGGMFGFFFTKGLVNNFADAKKSDTAKFAKFXRGMQEGGVYLAPSQFEAGFTSLAHTSEDIQLTIAAAEKVLKQI, from the exons ATGGCTGCTGCACTTACAGGTGTAGGAGCTGGGTTAGTGGTTTCATGTTCATCAAAGATTTCTTGGAGAAGTTCTTCTGTTTCACCTCGTTGTAGCGTCAAAATGGCGGTCTCTGtcgaagagaagaagaagaaatttactCTTGAAAAATCTGAAGAAGCTTTCAATGCCGCCAAG GAGTTGATGCCTGGAGGTGTAAATTCACCTGTCCGTGCCTTTAAATCTGTTGGTGGACAGCCTATTGTGTTTGATTCTGTCAAAGGCTCTCGCATGCAGGACATTGATGGGAATGAGTACATTGACTATGTTGGTTCTTGGGGGCCTGCAGTAATTGGTCATGCAGATGATAAG GTACTTGAAGCCTTGGCTGAAACAATGAAAAAAGGAACTAGCTTTGGTGCTCCTTGTCTGCTAGAGAATGTTCTGGCAGAGATGGTAATCTCAGCTGTTCCAAGCATAGAAATGGTACGTTTTGTTAACTCTGGCACAGAAGCATGCATGGGTGTGGTTCGCCTGGCCCGTGCTTTCACTGCACGGtcaaaaatcatcaaatttgaGGGTTGTTACCATGGGCACGCCAATTCATTTCTAGTCAAGGCTGGCAGTGGAGTTGCCACCCTAGG CTCCCCTGGTGTCCCTAAAGGAGCCACCATAGATACTCTAACAGCCCCCTTCAATGATATCTCAGCTGTGGAAAATCTCTTTAAGACTCACAAAGGAGAGATTGCTGCTATTATCCTTGAACCTGTAGTTGGGAATTCTGGCTTCATTGCTCCAAAAGTCGACTTTCTTAATGCCATACGCCAGCTCACCAAAGAACATAACGCTCTCCTGATCTTTGATGAGGTAATGACTGGATTTCGTTTGTCTTATGATGGAGCTCAAGAGTATTTTGGCATAACTCCTGATTTAACAACTCTTGGAAAGATCATTGGTGGTGGCCTGCCAGTTGGTGCATATGGAGGAAAGAGGGAGATAATGGAGATGGTGGCACCAGCAGGACCAATGTACCAGGCTGGGACCTTAAGTGGGAACCCATTGGCAATGACTGCAGGGATACACACTCTAAAGCGATTGAAGGAGCCTGGAACTTATGAATACTTAAATAAGATCACAAACCAACTTATTACTGGAATACTTGATGTGGGTAAGAAGGCTGGGCATGCAATGTGTGGAGGATATATCGGTGGCATGTTtggatttttctttacaaaaggGCTTGTTAACAACTTTGCCGATGCCAAGAAGAGTGACACTGCAAAGTTTGCAAAGT ATAGGGGAATGCAGGAAGGAGGTGTATACTTGGCACCTTCACAGTTTGAGGCTGGATTTACGAGCTTGGCACATACATCTGAAGATATCCAACTAACAATAGCGGCAGCTGAGAAGGTTCTGAAGCAGATTTAG
- the LOC123223313 gene encoding uncharacterized protein LOC123223313 isoform X2, which yields MSIMHVSSVKCGRIQVDAVMVTVSDMVKSSQKLSHFVHRSCTLLPPVMTFLRRNQMYWLFRRRPICTITDRATQEMSADRSAACSGHSLTSNTHENYVDRDENSVEEFSSHYFNTVFKKGDMI from the exons ATGAGTATTATGCAT GTTAGTTCTGTCAAATGTGGAAGGATACAAGTTGATGCTGTGATGGTGACCGTTTCAGACATGGTTAAATCATCACAAAAACTTAGCCATTTCGTGCACAG ATCATGCACACTCCTACCACCAGTGATGACTTTTCTTAGAAGGAACCAGATGTACTGGCTGTTTAGAAGACGCCCCATTTGTACAA TTACTGATCGTGCCACACAAGAAATGAGTGCTGACAGATCTGCTGCTTGTTCAGGCCATTCTCTAACATCCAATACTCATGAAAATTACGTTGATAGAGATGAGAACTCTGTTGAAGAATTCAGCAGCCATTACTTTAATACAGTTTTCAAAAAGGGTGATATGATATGA
- the LOC123223313 gene encoding uncharacterized protein LOC123223313 isoform X3 has product MVSSVKCGRIQVDAVMVTVSDMVKSSQKLSHFVHRSCTLLPPVMTFLRRNQMYWLFRRRPICTITDRATQEMSADRSAACSGHSLTSNTHENYVDRDENSVEEFSSHYFNTVFKKGDMI; this is encoded by the exons ATG GTTAGTTCTGTCAAATGTGGAAGGATACAAGTTGATGCTGTGATGGTGACCGTTTCAGACATGGTTAAATCATCACAAAAACTTAGCCATTTCGTGCACAG ATCATGCACACTCCTACCACCAGTGATGACTTTTCTTAGAAGGAACCAGATGTACTGGCTGTTTAGAAGACGCCCCATTTGTACAA TTACTGATCGTGCCACACAAGAAATGAGTGCTGACAGATCTGCTGCTTGTTCAGGCCATTCTCTAACATCCAATACTCATGAAAATTACGTTGATAGAGATGAGAACTCTGTTGAAGAATTCAGCAGCCATTACTTTAATACAGTTTTCAAAAAGGGTGATATGATATGA
- the LOC123222319 gene encoding auxin-responsive protein SAUR72-like, protein MYANDKKSLIMKTWRRCLSLGARRSSSDKCSCDSLAKSKSWSCTTTSSSGKEKTRSQIAPEGCFSVYVGPEKQRFVVKTEFANHPLFKLLLEDAETEYGFSRGPILLPCEVELFYRVLAEMESGGDKNNIDSADFRYGKVYSPLQLFSPSRNRNLNANKGYGAYRLLSPSRMLKVNGY, encoded by the coding sequence ATGTACGCTAACGATAAGAAAAGCCTGATTATGAAGACATGGAGACGCTGTCTATCATTGGGAGCAAGAAGGTCCTCGAGCGACAAGTGTTCTTGCGATTCATTGGCAAAGAGCAAATCCTGGAGCTGCACCACAACATCGTCATCTGGAAAAGAAAAGACGCGTAGTCAAATTGCTCCAGAAGGTTGTTTCTCAGTGTACGTTGGGCCAGAGAAACAAAGGTTCGTTGTCAAGACAGAGTTTGCTAATCATCCATTGTTCAAGCTTCTGCTAGAAGATGCTGAGACAGAATACGGGTTTAGCCGAGGTCCAATATTGCTTCCATGCGAGGTGGAGTTGTTCTACAGAGTGTTAGCGGAGATGGAAAGTGGTGGAGATAAGAACAATATCGATTCAGCTGATTTCAGATATGGTAAAGTTTACAGTCCACTTCAACTTTTTAGCCCCTCTCGTAATCGAAACTTGAACGCTAACAAAGGTTATGGAGCTTACCGGCTTCTCAGTCCCTCCAGAATGCTAAAAGTCAATGGCTATTAG
- the LOC123223313 gene encoding uncharacterized protein LOC123223313 isoform X4, with product MNSIIVIFIGVSSVKCGRIQVDAVMVTVSDMVKSSQKLSHFVHRSCTLLPPVMTFLRRNQMYWLFRRRPICTSTMYKKNVYGFIVFHTLDLVGL from the exons ATGAACTCGATCATTGTTATATTCATTGGT GTTAGTTCTGTCAAATGTGGAAGGATACAAGTTGATGCTGTGATGGTGACCGTTTCAGACATGGTTAAATCATCACAAAAACTTAGCCATTTCGTGCACAG ATCATGCACACTCCTACCACCAGTGATGACTTTTCTTAGAAGGAACCAGATGTACTGGCTGTTTAGAAGACGCCCCATTTGTACAA GTACGATGTACAAGAAGAATGTCTATGGCTTCATTGTGTTCCATACTCTGGACTTGGTTGGGTTATGA